A stretch of Sphingomonas sp. JUb134 DNA encodes these proteins:
- a CDS encoding ParD-like family protein yields MGIVKIDDHLHAEVRRASTVMCRSINAQAEFWMKIGMLAEANPTLSFSDIVKAELAAAVDLPPTHAAAA; encoded by the coding sequence ATGGGCATCGTGAAGATCGACGACCACCTCCATGCAGAGGTGCGCCGCGCCAGCACCGTGATGTGTCGCTCGATCAACGCCCAGGCCGAGTTCTGGATGAAGATCGGCATGCTCGCCGAAGCCAATCCCACCCTCTCCTTCAGCGACATCGTGAAGGCCGAGCTTGCCGCCGCCGTCGACCTGCCGCCCACCCACGCCGCGGCCGCCTGA
- a CDS encoding Gfo/Idh/MocA family protein codes for MVESVVTRRGLLQAGGGVAAASLVAAAGPATTLVQGSGGARLAGQPLPGGAKLPATPPARKAADSVGFAIVGLGGYALNQMMPRFPQAKRAHVAAIVSGNPEKLRQVGDAYGVPADARYSYDDFARVAADKRIEAVYVVLPTGLHAEWVIRAFAAGKHVLCEKPMALSSAECERMIAAGKRANRKLMIAYRSHFEPYNVEAMRLMRQKAVGTIRLLRTEQSYRMGPTSPAENWRASRALAGGGPLEDYGIYGLQSALYLTGEMPESISATTFRPSGDPRFAEILAHVSSQWRFPSGAVAQLVTSYDSAGINFAEVRGTEGVLKMDPATSYSGQKMWTEGRGGREFSPGDPEVQFAGQLDHFTDAIRTGSPIRTPGEMGLRDLRLMEAIYASAERGQTVKLAPDGRMRG; via the coding sequence ATGGTGGAGAGCGTGGTGACGCGAAGAGGGTTGCTCCAGGCCGGGGGAGGCGTGGCTGCCGCCTCGCTGGTCGCCGCCGCAGGTCCGGCGACCACGCTTGTCCAGGGGAGCGGCGGCGCACGGCTGGCGGGACAGCCGCTGCCGGGCGGGGCGAAGCTGCCCGCGACTCCTCCGGCGCGCAAGGCCGCCGACAGCGTCGGCTTCGCGATCGTGGGGCTGGGCGGCTATGCGCTCAACCAGATGATGCCGCGCTTTCCGCAAGCGAAGCGGGCGCATGTCGCGGCGATCGTTTCGGGCAATCCGGAGAAGCTGCGCCAGGTGGGCGACGCCTATGGCGTGCCCGCCGACGCGCGCTATTCCTATGACGACTTCGCCAGGGTCGCGGCCGACAAGCGGATCGAGGCGGTCTATGTCGTGCTGCCGACCGGCCTGCATGCCGAATGGGTGATCCGCGCCTTTGCCGCGGGCAAGCATGTGCTGTGCGAAAAGCCGATGGCGCTTTCGAGCGCGGAGTGCGAGCGGATGATCGCGGCGGGTAAGCGCGCCAACCGCAAGCTGATGATCGCCTATCGATCGCATTTCGAGCCGTACAACGTCGAGGCGATGCGGCTGATGCGGCAAAAGGCGGTGGGCACCATCCGGCTGCTGCGCACCGAACAATCCTATCGCATGGGACCGACGAGCCCGGCCGAGAACTGGCGGGCGAGCCGGGCGCTGGCGGGCGGCGGGCCGCTGGAGGACTACGGCATCTATGGCCTGCAGTCGGCGCTCTACCTGACCGGCGAGATGCCGGAGAGCATCAGCGCCACGACCTTCCGCCCCTCAGGCGACCCGCGCTTCGCGGAGATCCTGGCGCATGTGTCGTCGCAATGGCGCTTCCCGTCGGGGGCGGTCGCGCAGCTGGTGACGTCCTATGACTCGGCCGGCATCAACTTCGCCGAGGTGCGCGGCACCGAGGGCGTGCTGAAGATGGACCCGGCGACCAGCTATTCGGGCCAGAAGATGTGGACCGAGGGGCGCGGGGGACGCGAGTTCTCCCCTGGCGACCCGGAGGTGCAGTTTGCGGGGCAGCTCGACCATTTCACCGATGCCATCCGCACCGGCTCGCCGATCCGGACGCCGGGGGAAATGGGGCTGCGCGATCTTCGCCTGATGGAGGCGATCTACGCATCGGCCGAGCGCGGCCAGACGGTGAAGCTGGCGCCCGACGGACGCATGCGGGGCTGA
- a CDS encoding DUF465 domain-containing protein, whose amino-acid sequence MNTFVYRLTQLHQRLDEQIRAETKRRTPDTLNLLRLKRLRLRVKDRLHAMSRRPQPA is encoded by the coding sequence TTGAACACCTTCGTCTACAGACTCACCCAGCTGCACCAGCGGCTCGACGAGCAGATCCGCGCCGAAACGAAGCGGCGCACCCCCGACACGCTGAACCTGCTGCGGCTGAAGCGGCTGCGCCTGCGTGTGAAGGATCGGCTGCACGCCATGAGCCGCCGGCCGCAGCCCGCCTGA
- a CDS encoding LysR family transcriptional regulator, producing MHFPSLDLNLLAMLAVLLRTCSVTATARKLGLSQPTVSRSLAQLRSAIGDPLLVRVGNRMCRTARGDALLEPVSNWLESAAVLIESPEFQPASLRRRFRIAATDFGVMTAITPALPAILKAAPEAAIDIVPLPFEPAAALAAGDIDLAVSGLDYNPAQLHGRALFTDSFACLMRPEHPLATGDAALTLDQLLGCAHLGITVSDAEVERLDHVLGEVARARKVSARIPYFHAAAGVIAGSDLLMMLPLRAARTFARVHGLALRHAPAEVGTLHYTLLWHERSAQDPAVAWLADRLGTACHSSSE from the coding sequence GTGCACTTCCCCTCGCTCGACCTCAACCTCCTGGCCATGCTGGCCGTGCTGCTGCGGACGTGCAGCGTCACCGCCACTGCCCGCAAGCTCGGCCTCAGCCAGCCGACGGTCAGCCGCTCGCTTGCCCAGTTGCGCAGCGCGATCGGCGATCCGCTGCTGGTCCGCGTCGGCAACCGCATGTGCCGCACCGCGCGGGGCGACGCGCTGCTGGAGCCGGTCAGCAACTGGCTGGAGTCGGCCGCCGTCCTGATCGAGTCGCCGGAATTCCAGCCGGCCTCGCTGCGACGGCGCTTCCGCATCGCCGCCACCGACTTCGGCGTGATGACGGCGATCACTCCGGCGCTGCCGGCGATCCTGAAGGCCGCGCCCGAAGCCGCGATCGACATCGTGCCGCTGCCGTTCGAGCCCGCGGCGGCGCTGGCCGCGGGCGACATCGACCTCGCCGTCTCCGGCCTCGACTATAACCCCGCGCAGCTGCACGGGCGGGCGCTGTTCACCGACAGCTTCGCCTGCCTGATGCGGCCGGAGCATCCGCTCGCGACCGGCGATGCCGCGCTGACCCTGGACCAGCTGCTCGGCTGCGCCCACCTCGGCATCACCGTCAGCGATGCCGAGGTGGAACGGCTGGACCATGTGCTGGGCGAGGTCGCGCGGGCGCGCAAGGTCAGCGCCCGCATCCCCTATTTCCACGCCGCGGCCGGGGTGATCGCCGGCAGCGACCTCCTCATGATGCTGCCGCTCCGGGCAGCGCGCACCTTTGCCCGCGTCCACGGCCTCGCGCTGCGGCACGCCCCGGCCGAAGTCGGCACCCTCCACTACACCCTCCTCTGGCACGAGCGCAGCGCACAGGATCCGGCGGTCGCCTGGCTCGCCGACCGGCTGGGCACCGCCTGCCATTCGTCCAGCGAATAG
- a CDS encoding CorA family divalent cation transporter: MNGFAMQVKDGTARTISLEDAVTADGALVWIHLHGEEPALRPWLEGVAGLPAWVVDPLVAVETRPRCTAIENGAFVNLRGLSPDDLATSDPLASVRLYAAAGRVFSVTRHRLTAMPAVREEVEQAQVADPGDLIVAFAEEITGELDPLVADLGDTLDDCEGELSADRVFELRRIVSRARIQAIGYRRFLSPQRAALEKLSALPGDWLGADDRLHIAAAADQAARMAEELEAIRERAALIHETLTDLRAEQIDQRSLQIAIVAMVFLPLTFLTGLLGMNVEGIPFAHEPWAFAGVIGVCVLLAAGITGWFVHRHWLNRAS; encoded by the coding sequence TTGAACGGCTTTGCGATGCAGGTGAAGGACGGCACGGCCCGCACCATCTCCCTGGAGGATGCCGTCACCGCGGACGGCGCGCTGGTGTGGATCCACCTCCATGGCGAGGAGCCGGCGCTGCGCCCCTGGCTGGAGGGCGTCGCCGGCCTCCCCGCCTGGGTCGTCGACCCGCTGGTCGCGGTCGAGACGCGCCCGCGCTGCACCGCGATCGAGAACGGCGCCTTCGTCAACCTGCGCGGCCTTTCGCCCGACGATCTCGCCACCTCCGATCCGCTCGCCTCGGTGCGCCTCTATGCCGCCGCGGGCCGCGTGTTTTCGGTCACCCGCCACCGCCTAACCGCGATGCCCGCGGTCCGCGAAGAGGTCGAACAGGCCCAGGTCGCCGATCCGGGCGACCTGATCGTCGCCTTTGCCGAGGAGATCACGGGCGAGCTCGACCCGCTCGTCGCCGACCTCGGCGACACGCTCGACGACTGCGAGGGGGAACTGAGCGCCGACCGTGTGTTCGAGCTGCGCCGCATCGTCAGCCGCGCCCGCATCCAGGCGATCGGCTATCGCCGCTTCCTCAGCCCGCAGCGCGCCGCGCTCGAAAAGCTCTCGGCGCTGCCCGGCGACTGGCTCGGTGCCGACGACCGCCTCCACATCGCCGCCGCCGCCGACCAGGCCGCGCGCATGGCGGAGGAGCTGGAGGCGATCCGCGAGCGCGCCGCGCTGATCCACGAGACGCTCACCGATCTGCGCGCCGAACAGATCGACCAGCGCTCGCTCCAGATCGCGATCGTCGCGATGGTGTTCCTGCCGCTGACCTTCCTGACGGGCCTGCTCGGCATGAACGTCGAGGGGATCCCCTTCGCCCACGAACCCTGGGCCTTTGCCGGCGTGATCGGCGTCTGCGTTCTGCTCGCTGCCGGCATCACCGGCTGGTTCGTCCACCGCCACTGGCTGAACCGCGCAAGCTAG
- a CDS encoding TonB-dependent receptor domain-containing protein produces the protein MSRFGWLAGTATLTLVAAVAAPLHAEEVPAGQQSLNTDEIVVTATAREQQVKDAPASISVITREDLERLPYREVTDALLEIPGVTVTPGEGNSRDISIRGMAPQYTLILVDGKRLSSRESRTNGGSISEGGLLPPLEAIERIEVVRGPMSSLYGSDAMGGVVNVITRAISDRWRGSARVNGTLQLGDDFGNVYDGNFYLSGPLAGDAVGIQLQGSRNRRSEDDVTGGTPERHDDSIAGKLGFDAGADHRFLVEGGYYRQKTISTAGKTVEASDTVPEGTQDTMTQKRWVASLSHSGKWGFAASESYLQYEDAEHVEGEKRIKNTVGQSIWTVPLPSNMLSIGAFYRNEDLTDLTGNRLNGSTRTGASRTNWALFAENELAVVDGFKLTGGLRMDDDEQYGTHWTPRVYAVWNMTPDFTLKGGYSQGFRAPNLRQTLEDWGQTSRGGTIYGNPDLEAETSRTFEASLLYDGDGFQASLSAYDTRFKDKITRVTCEEAAAWCIDEPLSTIGRPPTTYVNVDRARVQGIEATVDVRLTPTLRLNASGTLTDSEQLSGANAGAALNDTPKQQASASLNWKPAGGFSGYVRAIYRGEEAVTEAQISGENVVAASYTTVDIGGSYRLTEAVTLHGGIQNLFDKRLDYADYAYVIDPARLWLGLAARF, from the coding sequence ATGTCTCGCTTTGGGTGGCTCGCCGGAACGGCGACCCTGACGCTCGTCGCAGCGGTCGCCGCGCCGCTCCACGCCGAAGAGGTGCCCGCCGGGCAGCAGAGCCTCAACACCGACGAGATCGTCGTCACCGCCACGGCGCGGGAACAGCAGGTCAAGGACGCGCCCGCCTCCATCAGCGTCATCACGCGAGAGGATCTGGAGCGGCTTCCCTATCGCGAGGTGACGGACGCGCTGCTGGAAATCCCCGGCGTCACCGTCACCCCGGGCGAGGGCAACAGCCGCGACATCTCCATCCGCGGCATGGCGCCGCAGTACACGTTGATCCTGGTCGACGGCAAACGCCTGTCCTCGCGCGAATCGCGCACCAACGGCGGCAGCATCAGCGAAGGCGGCCTGCTGCCCCCGCTCGAGGCGATCGAGCGCATCGAGGTGGTGCGCGGGCCGATGTCCTCGCTCTACGGCTCGGATGCGATGGGCGGGGTCGTCAACGTCATCACCCGCGCCATATCGGACCGCTGGCGCGGCAGCGCGCGCGTCAACGGTACGCTCCAGCTCGGCGACGACTTCGGCAACGTCTATGACGGCAACTTCTACCTGTCCGGGCCGCTCGCCGGCGACGCGGTCGGCATCCAGCTCCAGGGTTCGCGCAATCGGCGCAGCGAGGACGACGTGACCGGCGGCACGCCGGAGCGCCACGACGATTCGATCGCGGGCAAGCTCGGCTTCGATGCCGGCGCCGACCACCGCTTCCTGGTCGAGGGCGGCTATTATCGGCAGAAGACCATCTCCACCGCCGGCAAGACCGTCGAGGCGAGCGACACCGTGCCCGAGGGCACCCAGGACACCATGACCCAGAAGCGCTGGGTCGCGTCGCTCAGCCACAGCGGCAAATGGGGCTTCGCCGCGTCCGAAAGCTACCTCCAGTATGAGGATGCCGAGCACGTCGAGGGTGAGAAGCGGATCAAGAACACGGTCGGCCAGTCGATCTGGACGGTCCCGCTGCCCTCCAACATGCTCAGCATCGGCGCTTTCTACCGCAACGAGGATCTGACCGACCTCACCGGCAACCGCCTCAACGGGTCCACCCGCACGGGCGCCAGCCGCACCAACTGGGCGCTGTTCGCCGAGAACGAGCTCGCGGTGGTGGACGGGTTCAAGCTCACCGGCGGCCTGCGCATGGACGACGACGAGCAATATGGCACCCACTGGACGCCGCGCGTCTATGCGGTGTGGAACATGACGCCCGACTTCACGCTCAAGGGCGGCTATTCGCAGGGCTTCCGCGCGCCCAACCTGCGCCAGACGCTCGAGGATTGGGGACAGACGAGCCGCGGCGGCACGATCTACGGCAACCCCGATCTGGAGGCGGAGACCTCGCGCACCTTCGAGGCGTCGCTGCTCTACGACGGCGACGGGTTCCAGGCGAGCCTGTCCGCCTACGACACCCGCTTCAAGGACAAGATCACCCGCGTCACCTGCGAGGAAGCGGCCGCCTGGTGCATCGACGAACCGCTGAGCACGATCGGCCGGCCGCCGACCACCTATGTCAACGTGGACCGCGCGCGGGTCCAGGGCATCGAGGCGACCGTGGACGTGCGCCTCACCCCGACGCTGCGCCTCAACGCCTCGGGCACGCTCACCGATTCCGAGCAGCTGAGCGGCGCCAACGCCGGTGCCGCGCTCAACGACACGCCCAAGCAGCAGGCCAGCGCCTCGCTCAACTGGAAGCCGGCGGGCGGCTTCAGCGGCTATGTCCGTGCCATCTACCGCGGCGAGGAAGCCGTGACGGAGGCGCAGATCAGCGGCGAGAACGTCGTCGCTGCCTCCTACACCACCGTCGACATCGGCGGCAGCTACCGGCTGACGGAGGCCGTGACCCTCCACGGCGGCATCCAGAACCTGTTCGACAAGCGGCTGGACTATGCCGATTATGCCTATGTGATCGATCCGGCCCGGCTCTGGCTGGGCCTTGCCGCGCGCTTCTGA
- the map gene encoding type I methionyl aminopeptidase, whose translation MVKTPEELALMRISGRLLASVFEMLDAQDLAGMSTLQVNDLVERFITDDLAARPASKGQYGFQYVLNCSINEVVCHGVPSAQDIIRDGDIINLDITLEKNGFIADSSKTYMVGTVNPAARRLVRVAQEAMWEGIRQVRPGGHLGDVGAAIERHAKKNGYSVVREYCGHGIGREMHEEPSVLNHGRPGTGPKLREGMTFTVEPMLNQGSRRVATADDGWTVVTEDGRLSAQFEHTVAVTRTGVEVLTLRTDETAGTGSRRGDAPVAIDRRSQ comes from the coding sequence ATGGTGAAGACCCCGGAAGAACTCGCGCTGATGCGCATCTCGGGCAGGCTGCTCGCCTCGGTGTTCGAGATGCTCGACGCCCAGGACCTCGCCGGCATGTCGACCCTCCAGGTCAACGACCTGGTGGAGCGCTTCATCACCGACGACCTCGCCGCCCGCCCCGCCAGCAAGGGCCAGTACGGGTTCCAGTACGTCCTCAACTGCTCGATCAACGAGGTGGTCTGCCACGGCGTGCCGAGCGCGCAGGACATCATCCGCGACGGCGACATCATCAACCTCGACATTACGCTGGAGAAGAACGGCTTCATCGCCGATTCCAGCAAGACCTACATGGTCGGCACCGTCAATCCGGCCGCGCGCCGGCTGGTGCGCGTCGCGCAGGAGGCGATGTGGGAGGGCATCCGCCAGGTCCGCCCCGGCGGGCACCTGGGCGATGTCGGCGCCGCGATCGAGCGCCATGCCAAGAAGAACGGCTATTCGGTCGTGCGCGAATATTGCGGCCACGGCATCGGGCGCGAGATGCACGAGGAACCCTCCGTCCTCAACCACGGCCGCCCCGGCACCGGCCCCAAGCTGCGCGAAGGCATGACCTTCACCGTCGAGCCGATGCTCAACCAGGGCAGCCGCCGCGTCGCCACCGCCGACGACGGCTGGACCGTCGTCACCGAGGACGGCCGCCTCTCCGCCCAGTTCGAGCACACGGTCGCGGTGACGCGCACCGGCGTCGAGGTGCTGACGCTGCGCACCGACGAGACGGCCGGCACCGGCAGCCGGCGAGGAGACGCCCCTGTTGCTATCGACAGGCGTTCGCAATAA
- a CDS encoding NADPH-dependent FMN reductase → MKQPHIVAIGGTLRASSGTARALEIALAQAESHGARTTLLTGAAIDFPNYEPESALENPVIAAFLATLRDADGIVIGSPGYHGTLSGLVKNALDHVELMRSDDRVYFDGLPVGIIATAAGWQAAVATLGTLRTVAHALRGWPTPMGVAINTLASPNAIHEAEPQIATMVGQIMGFVGRG, encoded by the coding sequence ATGAAGCAGCCGCACATCGTCGCCATCGGCGGAACGCTCCGCGCCAGCTCCGGCACCGCCCGCGCGCTGGAGATCGCGCTCGCCCAGGCCGAGAGCCACGGCGCGCGCACCACCTTGCTGACCGGGGCCGCGATCGACTTTCCCAACTACGAGCCCGAAAGCGCGCTGGAGAATCCGGTGATCGCGGCGTTCCTGGCGACGCTGCGCGATGCGGACGGGATCGTGATCGGATCGCCGGGATATCACGGCACGCTGTCGGGGCTGGTCAAGAACGCGCTCGACCATGTCGAGCTGATGCGCAGCGACGATCGCGTCTATTTCGACGGGCTGCCGGTGGGGATCATCGCGACGGCGGCGGGCTGGCAGGCGGCGGTGGCGACGCTGGGCACGCTGCGCACGGTGGCGCACGCGCTGCGCGGCTGGCCGACGCCGATGGGGGTTGCGATCAACACGCTGGCGAGTCCTAATGCGATCCACGAGGCCGAGCCGCAGATCGCGACCATGGTGGGGCAGATCATGGGCTTCGTCGGGCGCGGCTGA